The genomic DNA TGGCTCCGGCCCTGGCCACGGCGGTGGGGCTGGCCATGAGAGGAGCGGCCGAGCGATGATCCGAATCAACCTCCTCCCGCGAGAGCGGGTCCAGCGACGGCCCCTGGGCACCCCCGTCCTGTTCGTGATAGTTCTCGCCGTGCTGCTGCCGATCGCCATCGGGGCGAGTCTGTGGATGGAGGCGAGGAACAAGGCGGTGGAGCGACAGGTGGCCGAGGTGAACCGGCAGATCGACGCGCTCCGGGACCAGGTGCGACGGGTCGAGGAGCTGCGCCGGCAGGTCGAGCAGGCCCGCCGGAAGAGCGATCTCCTGAAAAGCCTGGAAGCCGCGCGCGTCCCCTGGGACATGATCCTGGAGGAGCTGCGCGCCGTCCTGCCCCAGGACGTCTGGCTGACTCAGATCGAGATGCAGGAAGCCGGGGCCATGACCTTCAACGGCTACGGGCTGTCCTACACCTCCGTGGCGCGGTTCATGGTCAGCCTGGAGGGCAGCGAGCTGTTCCGGAACATCGACATGCTCAGCAGCCAGACCCAGATGGTCGGCGGCCGGCAGGTGGTGAGCTTTTCGCTGACCGGACAGTTCGTCCAGGTGCGGAAGGAGGCGAACGTCCGATGAGCCGCCGCGAGCGCATGTTGCTGATCGTCGGACTGGTCGTGGTGGTCTTGCTCGGTTTCTACTACTACGGCTATCTGCCGCGTCAGGCCAGGTATCGTGAGCTGCGGGCGCAGCTGACCGACCGGCAGACCCAGTTGAGCCGCATGGAAGCCATGGTCCGGGACGCTCCGCGGCTGGAGCAGGAGTATGCCGGCCTCCAGGCGACCATCGCGCGGCTGGAAGCGCTGCTGCCGTCGGACAAGGAGACGGCGGTGCTCCTGGTCCAGCTGGAGCAGACGACGCGCAGCCTGGGGATCACCCTGCAGGCGGTGCGGCCGTCGGCGCTGGAAGGGCCGAGAGCGCAGGCCCCGCCTGGGGCGCCCCCGTCGGGCCGGCCCGCCCCCGGCGCGCCGCCGGCCGCAGGACAGCCGGCGCCCGGGACGCCGGCACCTGCTCCGGCGATCGAGTACCGTCGCTATCCCATCCAGCTGTCGATCAACGCCAGCTATGCGGAGCTGCTGCGGCTGATGACGGCGTTTCAGGAGTTCCCGCGGCTGATCGTCGTGCGCAAGATCGGCGTCACGCCCCGCCAGGTGCCGGACCTGACGGCCTCCCTCGACATCGAAACCTACGTGCTGCCCAAGGAGGCGCGCTGAATGGGCCGGATCCGGGAGTTCTTGAGGAGAAATCCGATCGCCGGATGGGCGCTCGGCCTCGTCCTGATCGCGGGGGCCGGGTACCTGCTGGCCTCCAGGCTCTTCCAATCCGCCCCGCCCGCGGCGGTGGCGCCCCCGCCGCCGGCGCCGAGGGCGACGGCGCCCGAACCGGCCGCTCCACCCTCGGCGGCTCCCGCGCCGGCGCCACCTCCGGCCGCGGCGCCGCCGTCGGTGGCGCCGCCGGAGGCGACCAGGGTCCCGCCGGGCCCGGTCGGGAGATCGGATCCCTTCGTCCCGCTGGTGCGGTCGGGTCCTCCGAGCGCGCCGCCTCCGCCCCCGCCGCCTCCTCCGCCACCTGTCCAGCTGCCGCCGCCGGCGTTTCCCGAGCCGGGCGGCCCGCTTCCTCCCCCGCTGCCCGGACAACCTGCGCCGGGGCCCGAGGCCGGGATGGCCGTCCGCGGCCTGGTCGCCGACGGTGCCGTCACCGGGGGGGCGGTGGCCGTGGTGGTCATCGGCGGGAAGTCGGAGGTCGTCGCCGCCGGCGACGAGATTGGCGATTTGCGAGTTGTGCGCGTGGACCCGGTCCGCCGTCTGGTCACGTTTCTCAGGGCCGGCAGACGCTTCGACGTCCGCATGGGAGGTGAATAGATGCGTCGCCTTCTTCCCAGCATCATCCTGACTGCGCTGCTGGCGCTCCCCTCACTGGGCACCGGCCCAGCCCTGGCGGCACCGAAGCGCATCACCCAAGTGACGGTGAAGGACTTCGGGAGCCGGATCGTGGTCGGCATCGTCTCCACCGGCCAGATCCTGTTCCACATCACCGAAGTGCCGTCCCCTCCGCCGCCGCGCGTGGCCATCGACATCCTGGATGCGGTTGCCGATGAGGCGATTCGTCGGACGACGGTGGTGAACAAGGGGAACGTCCTGCGGGTGCGTGTCGGCCAGTTCGAGGATTCGCCGGCGATCGCGCGGGTGGTGGTGGACCTGGTGCGTCCGGTTGCGGTGGACATCCAGCGACCCGCGCCCCACATCCTCTCCGTGGGCGTCCCGCAGGTGCCGGTGACCGAGGGGCAGGCGCGCGCCGCCGCCGCCGCCCCCGTGCCCGTGAGGCCGGCCCAGGCGGCTCCGCCCCTTCCGCCGCAGACGGCGGCGCCGCAGACCGCGCCGCTGACGCCGGCCTCGGCGGCCGTCCCGCCGCCCTTCACCGCCGCGCCCGGGACGGGCGTCGTCCGGACGGCCCAGGCGACGGGGCAGGCAACGGGACAGGCGACGGGACAGGTCCCGGGGGGGACCATCCGCCTGCTGGAGTTTCGCGGGGTGGCCCTCAGCGACGTGCTGAGCGCGCTGGCCCGGTTGTGTGGATTCAACCTGGTCACCGACGGATCGGTGCAGGGCTCGATCACGCTCCGTCTGGTGGATGTGACCTGCGAAGACGCCCTGCGCTTCATTCTGGAAGCCAACAACCTGGCCTTCCGGAGGCTGGGCAAGAACATCATCATCAGTTCGGCGGAGCGCCTGGCGCCGCCGCCGGAAGCCCCGGAGACGATCGCCTACCGCCTGGAGTTCGGCGATCCCAACCAGATCCGGGCCGCGGTGGCCGCCGTGGTCCCGGGCGTGCGCGTGGCGGTGGATCCGCGCACCAACTCCCTGCTGATCACCGGCACACCGGCCCAGCACCAGGAGGTGGTGCGGGTGCTGGGCACCCTCGACGTGCGCATCAACCAGGTCGTGATCCAGGTGCACGCCATCGAGGTGAGCACCAGCGTGCTGAAAGACCTGGGCCTGCTGTCTCCTCCCGATCCGTCGACTACCGTCGGATCGCTCGGCGGCTGGATCCTGGACAGCGCCCAGAACCGGATCACCTTCGCCCTCTCCGACAACCCGCTGCTGCAGTTCCGGCTCCGGGCGCTGATCACCGAGGGCAAGGCGAGCATTCTCAGCGCTCCGCGGATCGCCACGCTCGACGGGAACAAGGCGTCCATCCTGCTCGGCGACCGCGTGCCGATCTTCACGGTGACGACCCAGGCCGGCGTGACCACGACGACCGTGACCTTCGTGGACGTCGGCGTCAAGATGGAGGTCACGCCCCGCGTGAACAACGAAGGCCTGGTGACCCTGGCCATCCGGCCGGAGGTCAGTTCCGTGGCGGAGATCATCACCGGCCCCGGTGGGCAGCAGGCGCCCCGGGTGGCCACGCGTTCGGCGGAGACCA from Armatimonadota bacterium includes the following:
- a CDS encoding PilN domain-containing protein produces the protein MIRINLLPRERVQRRPLGTPVLFVIVLAVLLPIAIGASLWMEARNKAVERQVAEVNRQIDALRDQVRRVEELRRQVEQARRKSDLLKSLEAARVPWDMILEELRAVLPQDVWLTQIEMQEAGAMTFNGYGLSYTSVARFMVSLEGSELFRNIDMLSSQTQMVGGRQVVSFSLTGQFVQVRKEANVR
- a CDS encoding secretin N-terminal domain-containing protein translates to MRRLLPSIILTALLALPSLGTGPALAAPKRITQVTVKDFGSRIVVGIVSTGQILFHITEVPSPPPPRVAIDILDAVADEAIRRTTVVNKGNVLRVRVGQFEDSPAIARVVVDLVRPVAVDIQRPAPHILSVGVPQVPVTEGQARAAAAAPVPVRPAQAAPPLPPQTAAPQTAPLTPASAAVPPPFTAAPGTGVVRTAQATGQATGQATGQVPGGTIRLLEFRGVALSDVLSALARLCGFNLVTDGSVQGSITLRLVDVTCEDALRFILEANNLAFRRLGKNIIISSAERLAPPPEAPETIAYRLEFGDPNQIRAAVAAVVPGVRVAVDPRTNSLLITGTPAQHQEVVRVLGTLDVRINQVVIQVHAIEVSTSVLKDLGLLSPPDPSTTVGSLGGWILDSAQNRITFALSDNPLLQFRLRALITEGKASILSAPRIATLDGNKASILLGDRVPIFTVTTQAGVTTTTVTFVDVGVKMEVTPRVNNEGLVTLAIRPEVSSVAEIITGPGGQQAPRVATRSAETTLTVSSGQTIVLGGLISREERATMVRVPLLGDIPIIGELFRFRSVDRRESEVIFLISPTVIKQ
- the pilO gene encoding type 4a pilus biogenesis protein PilO — translated: MSRRERMLLIVGLVVVVLLGFYYYGYLPRQARYRELRAQLTDRQTQLSRMEAMVRDAPRLEQEYAGLQATIARLEALLPSDKETAVLLVQLEQTTRSLGITLQAVRPSALEGPRAQAPPGAPPSGRPAPGAPPAAGQPAPGTPAPAPAIEYRRYPIQLSINASYAELLRLMTAFQEFPRLIVVRKIGVTPRQVPDLTASLDIETYVLPKEAR